Genomic DNA from Lactuca sativa cultivar Salinas chromosome 8, Lsat_Salinas_v11, whole genome shotgun sequence:
CACCACACCGcattttatatatatactttttttctTTACTTTATTATAATTTCAAATCACGGTTTAGAAACGATGTATTTAAATATATTTCTTACAATAACCAAATATCTATAACGTAACATTAAATCACTATTAGATGAAGATCCAACGATTTACAAGAATATAGCAATTATAACGGCAATATAGAGCAATAACAATGACACTTACAAAACTATACTAGCATGAATCACAATTTATTACAAACGATTTAACTTAAAAATtgtatttgtttttataaaataaaagcaATCAGTTTTTTTAACCGGGTCAGTTTTTTGGTTTTTTGATAGATTTAATGTTGAACAACTCATTAAACCGCACAAACCGCAACCAAACCGCATAAACCGCCCGCAACAAACCGCACCGCATAACGCAGTTTTGAACATCTATGGTGCGGTTTTCGGTTTCTAAAATATTCAAACCGcatatgcggtgcggtttgcgATTTTGATTCTaaaccgcaccaaaccgcacTGCACACATCCCTGCCTCCAACCCTGGACacccttttattattattattattattattattatgtatcCAAACACCCTCCAACCCTCAAGAAGGTTATTTTTTGAAATAGTGAAAAGTTAAAATGGTTTTATACGGGTTTTCCTTTGCAAAACGGCAAATATCAATCCCTTATTTGCAGAACGGAGAGCATCGTTGTGtccttgtgtgtgagtgtgtgtataTCCAAAACTACGCAGACCCTGCAAAATCCGTTTGATAATTGAATCCCTCGCAGCTCATCTTCTCAAATTCATCTACCAACAATGAACAATGGAGTACTCTTAAAACCGAATACTCTGTTCCAAATCCCCATCTCACCCACTTCCCCTCTTCTTCATTCCAACAAAACCCACCATTCTTTCTTCTCAATTCAACTTCCCAAACACAAGTTACTCTCGTTTCATGTCAAATTATCATCAGGATTTCCTGTTTTTGCCTCAAAAACCTCAATAAAAGTCGAAACTAACATTCCTGAAACGGAGAATTCCGATTTCGAAGATGAATTTGATGAGCAATTCGAAGAAGACGACGAAGATGAAGtcgaagacgaagatgaagagaTTTTTGTTCCGTTGAAGAACATGAGGCAATGGACCCGGAATAAACCACAAGGGTTTGGTGAAGGGAAAGAATACGATACGAGCGTTGAAGATAAATTACTCGAAGAATTGGAGCAGAGTAGGGTTGCTCAGCTTGCAAATGTCACTAACCTCAAGAAAAACCCCgaagatggaaaccctaattctaaaaAAGAAAAGCTTCTGAAACAGAAAGGTTATTATTCTCACTTGCTCTTGAATCTCCTCTTCCTCAAACCCCATAATTGCATAAAAACATAATCCCTTCATTGCAGGATATGCTTTTGACTTTAATACACATTTTGTCAAAAAGATTGAATTTTTATATTCAATCTTGATTTTGTTATCTTCTTTTTCAGTCCCTGAAGCCATTCCAAATGGAACCCGTGTGCGATTGATTAATCTTCCAAAGAAAAAGAACATTCATAGAGATTTACAAGCAGCTTTTAAACCGTTTTCTGGAATCATAAACATAATTCCAGCTGTTTTGGGGAACGAAAAGACCAGAGAACCTGTTTGCAAAGGCTTTGCTTTTGTTGATTTCAAATCAGAGAAAGAGGCCAATAGGTACTTTACTTACAATAAAATCAAAGAATTTGGACCTCAAATGTCAAACTTTTGAATCCTAAATTATGTGTTTCGACCTTTTGACAGATTTGTGGACATTATTTCAACTGAGCCCATTACTTTTGGGAAGGTTGAGAAGCAAATCAGATGTGAGATAATGAAATCAACCTCTCCAAATCCACCTTCCATTAAAGCACCTGTTCATGGAACAAAAAACTCTCTTCCAATTACAAATCCCAATGCGCTACTCCCCTCTTCAAATCCTGTGACTGAAACACTATTGGATTCATACGTGGAGGATGCTGCTTTTGATACGTTCAAGAACATTGATGAAAATGAAGATGAATTTGTGAAATTTGATAACGTGAttcaagaaaaagaaaaggagatGGTTTCAGAGCCATTGAAGAAAGTTGgagaaaaggagaagaagaagaaaaagaagatgaaGACAGTTAAAAAGAAAGTAGAGAATGTAACAAAACAGAATATTCCTGGATCTGCAAACAGGTTGAAGATGAAGGAGAAGGCTTTGCTTTCTGGTGTTTTCTCAAAATATGGTGGCAAATCTGCCATGGTTGCTAAAGGAACAGAGGTTGAATGAGAGATTTTgttgtttttgtaattttttgtttAGAAGAATGAGACTAAGTGTTATTGTAGTTAGAGTTATTAGTTTTTGATCTTCCATGTTTATGTTTCAAGGTTTTACCTCAAAgtttatatatttgtatttgagtaaattacacgaatggtccctatggtttggggtaatttgcgcgtttggtccctaacttaatttttttaactcggaaagtccttactgtttgtttttgttacacgcttggtccctactatttgtttttgttatgcgtttggtccttgtcttacaaaaaaaaactattatttaaattgGAAAATATAGTGGGGTCGGTAAGGTGAAGGGTGAAGTTGGAGGTGTGTTTatctaaataaattaaaaaatcaagggaaaaatagttttttttagataagatagggaccaaatgcgtaacaaaaacaaacagtaggaatcttccgagttaaaaaaataagttagggaccaaacacgtaaattaccctaaaccctaaaccatagggaccattcgtgtaatttactatttatatttttaatcgtCAGTTAAAAGGTTTATCTCCTAGTCAATGGAAGATCAATCAATATACACATTCAATCCTAATACCTTTATATTTATAGCCATTGTTTATGTATGACTATGTATGTGTGTTTAGATTATCCATTAAAAATTTTTTTTCCCAATAATATTTGTGTgtttcaaagtatgttgttatttttagataaaaattaaagtatattgctattattGTTTTCATGGAAAGTAGGTTGATATTAAAATATATTGGTATTGCTGTTTATGTGAGTTATATGGCTTCTTCAATGTTTATGTGTGTTATTATAAAAAAACTGTATTTTGTTATTTGTCAAGTAGGTCATGTAAATTATTTAACTAGGTTATAACCGTGTGTTACACggttaacaaaataaaataagataAGAAAAATGTAATCATTAATCATAAATTATAAAGTTACTTTTATATAACATTTGATACTTGTTTAAATgttctttgaaattttgaattgGATTCTTCAATATGTTATGAATCCGATGCTTATTCAGCATATTACATTTGAGTTGAATAAATTCATAAAAATGTGAAACATGATTGTGTAAATATTCATTTATCCCTTCTAAGTGAATCAAAAATGAAAATGTAGGTGTAGAAATGTTATTTTTCTATTGATTATTAGACGGAAGGTGCTTACAAAAGCATAACTTGTAATTGTATAACTTGAAACCAATATCATTTTTTAAACACAatttaaataatataatataaactAACGTCTTTCAATACAAATTCTCAACAATTTTAAACAACTTCCAACATCATCTGAAaagaataaaaaatgaaaaagtttCCTTTCTTCAATATCATCTCAAAAGAGAGGAAAAATGAGtcttaattaaaagagaaagagGAAAATGTTAGAAGAAGAACAAAGGGCTTTATtgcttatccctttagagtgttGATGTCAATTTTGAtaattttacccctaaccaacaTAGTATATTAAAGAGAACGCAAATCGGATACCTGAGAAGAATCAAAATACAATggttaaaaaggaaaaaaaaaaagttaaaattataaaataaatgaataaaatcaGAGATTATATATGATTTGGATTTTCTTTTGCGGTTCCAAAATTATTTCTTTTTATGTAAAAAAAGAATTATGGTTGTAATTAGGGATTATAGATATTGCATGTGATCAACTTGGTAGTTCACCTTAAAATTGCAAAATTACTATTTTGAACATCAAATGTCTTTGATCCATTTATCTCAAATTTATTTTGGGGTTTTTATTTTGCAAAATCATATTTCTAGCAAGAAATTTCT
This window encodes:
- the LOC111911089 gene encoding uncharacterized protein LOC111911089 → MNNGVLLKPNTLFQIPISPTSPLLHSNKTHHSFFSIQLPKHKLLSFHVKLSSGFPVFASKTSIKVETNIPETENSDFEDEFDEQFEEDDEDEVEDEDEEIFVPLKNMRQWTRNKPQGFGEGKEYDTSVEDKLLEELEQSRVAQLANVTNLKKNPEDGNPNSKKEKLLKQKVPEAIPNGTRVRLINLPKKKNIHRDLQAAFKPFSGIINIIPAVLGNEKTREPVCKGFAFVDFKSEKEANRFVDIISTEPITFGKVEKQIRCEIMKSTSPNPPSIKAPVHGTKNSLPITNPNALLPSSNPVTETLLDSYVEDAAFDTFKNIDENEDEFVKFDNVIQEKEKEMVSEPLKKVGEKEKKKKKKMKTVKKKVENVTKQNIPGSANRLKMKEKALLSGVFSKYGGKSAMVAKGTEVE